The nucleotide sequence ACCCTCTTCATAGGGTAGGTGTTCCAACCAGGGCTTTGTGGGTTTGCTAGCACAACAACCTGTCTTAATACCCTCTTCATAGGGTAGGTGTTCCAACCTATCTTCCACATCCCGGGGGGGATAACCCCAAGCGTCTTAATACCCTCTTCATAGGGTAGGTGTTCCAACGAAATCCAAGATGTAACAGTAAACACGAATGCAAAGTCTTAATACCCTCTTCATAGGGTAGGTGTTCCAACGTAAATTAGGAGTGGATGTAACTCTTATCATGGGTGTCTTAATACCCTCTTCATAGGGTAGGTGTTCCAACCGGATGAAAATCCGTATCAGTTGGCGACAGCGTCTTAATACCCTCTTCATAGGGTAGGTGTTCCAACTTTCAGGATGTCAGGAAACGGAAACGCAGTATTATGTCTTAATACCCTCTTCATAGGGTAGGTGTTCCAACATTTTGGGATTTTTCCCAAGCATGATTAGCAACGAGAGTCTTAATACCCTCTTCATAGGGTAGGTGTTCCAACAACAGTATCTGCGTCCGGTCAGATCTGTTCTTTTGTCTTAATACCCTCTTCATAGGGTAGGTGTTCCAACAGCGGCCCTGCATCAAACAATACTGAATTCAGCAGATTATGCAAGTAAAATTTTACCATCAAAACGGGTTTTGAAAGTTGTGGATTTTGAACCGCCATTTTCAACCCTCCAATAAAGCGATATGCGACATTGTGACCAATCAGTCATAATCGGTACAGCATCCTGTACATCCTCTTTCCTGCCCAAGAAAATTCCCTTTCCCTTCAAGGCAGTAGCACCAGAACGGGAATTATGATGAAAAATGACACAAGGAAAAATCAACGCAAAATAATTTGATGTCCGGCCCTGTTTCCCTTCTTTCCCCTCTTTCTTTTTCTCCTCTATATTATACCTGCTCCTCTGGCCTGGGCAAAGAAAAAGGGGCAGGTCCCTTGATTTCCCCAACCAGGCAGGAAAAACAGCCTGAACCTAAGGACTCCTCTCAGTTGTCCCTAGGGAGTTCTTCATCTCGAACCTAGGGAGTTCTTCATCTCGAACCTAGGGAGTTTCCTCTCTCGAACCTAGGGAGTTTCCTCTCTCGAACCTAGGGAGTTCTTTATCTCGAACCTAGGGAGTTTCCTCACTCGCCCCTAGGGACAAGTCCCTCCTCCTCCTTGTCCACCAAAAAAACACGGTCCGCTCCACGATTTTTTCTCTTCTCGCACAAGATTATTCCGCAGCAACAGGACGTTACCCCACATATTCCCCTTGACAAGCCCTGCCCTCCTCCGTAGGATACCTCCCATGCGGTTTGCCCGGTGTATCAAGGAGTTCAATTCAACAGGAGAAGAACCATGTCCACTGTTCAATGTCGCGTCGAAAGAAATACCCTGACCACCCCTCCTTCCTATAGCCTCCGCTTCATCCCCCACAATATCTATGGTTATGAAGAGCTGGCCGATGAGATCGTGCGGGACAATCCCTCCCTGAACAGGGATCAGGTCCTGGTGATGCTGCGGGCCCGGGATCAGACCGTGCAACGACTGCTCATCAACGGCAACCAGGTCACCCTGGAAGACGCCTTCAGCTACCGCCTCTCCTTTAAGGCCCGCCTCAACGAACCCAATGCGCCGCTGCCCTCAGCCGAGGAATGTCTGCGGGTCAAGATCTCGGCCTCCCGGCCCTTTATCAAGGAGGTGCGGCAAAAGGCCCGGCTGGAACGCCTGCCTGCCGAGGAAAAGCTGCCCCTGATCACCTCCACCGAAGACACGGAGCTGGGCCTGAACGATGTCCTGTATGACCAGGGAGTACTCCGGCTGATGGGCAATGATCTCCTCTTTGACCGCAATGAAGCCGACTGTGGCTGCACCCTGACCGGGACCCGCAGTGGCGCTGCAGTCCAGCACCGCTTTGCGGCCATCTCCAACACAGAGGTCCTGATCGTGCCGACTATCCCGGCCCAGGAGGCGGCCTGGAACAACGAGTACCGGCTTGCCCTGGCCACCCGCTTTACCGAACACGGGACCCTGCGCACCGGCACCTATCGAGGCAGGCTCCGCACCCCCCTGGAGGTGAGCGGCTTTGACCATCCCAATATGGAGGTGGGGATCCTGACCGGCAAGGCCACGACGCCCCACGTCCTTATCACCGGCGGCAGCCTGCATGGGGAGGGGATGATCCGGGTCCAGGCCGTGTTGGACGCCCGGGATGGGCATATCCTCTGTAACCTGTTGGATATGGAGGAAGAGGGGGCAGCGGGCGATCCGGTGGCAATGCGGGCCAATGGGACCTATACCCTGGCCGGTTTTAGCGGGGCCCTGGTGAGCAGCCTCAACCTGCGGGTGGATGACTACGAGGCCCTGCATGCCTTGATCCGCAACGACTATGCTGGCCAATTGGTGGATGTGTTGGCGGTGAGGCCCTAGGGGCAGACCTGCGTGGCTGCCCGGTTGGACTGAAGAGGGGCGAACCCACTGTAGGGGCGACCGGCCGGTCGCCCCTACAGTGTCCCTGCCCCCCTACAGGGGCAGGATATGCACTTCTTCCCGGGAGGGATGGATCCCCTTGAGAAAGAGACCATTACGGCCGTCAATGGAGATCGGGTCACCAAAGCGGATCCGCACCCCATTGGTCACGGCATACTCCCGGCTTTCAAAGACCTGGAGGTCCCGGCACCCCACCACACAGGTCTTTTCCAGGCGGGTGGCCACCACCGAGGCATGGGAGGTCTGACCGCCCCGGGCAGTAAGGAGCCCTTCTGCCATGGAGATCTCCCGGATATCCTCAGGCACGGTATCCTGCCGGATCAGGATCAGAGGGACATCGGGCTGCTCCTCTCTCAGCTGCTGGATGTTCTCTTCTGTGAACACGGCCAGACCAGAAAGGGCAGAACCGCTCACCCCGATCCCCTTGCCCAGGATACTCCCCTGCAGCTCCTCTGATTCGCGAAAGACGTGGAAACGTTCCTTCTTTTTCACCGTGATCATATCCCGGGTCTGGAGGATGTAGAGATCCTCTGCCGCAGGCCCTTCAAAGGTGAACTCGATCTCCTGGGGATTCCACTCCTTGGTATAGACCAGGTCCCGGGCAATGCTGAGCAGACGGCTATAGATGGCCGGGAACTTCCGTTCCAGGGTCTGTTCCACCGGTCTCCCGTCCAGTTCAGCCTGCTCCACAGAGACCGGGTAGCTGTTGACCAGGCCGGAAACGATATCCTCCCCCTGGTCCTCAGAGGCATAATCCCCCCACAGGGCCACCCGTCGCACCTTGCGATAAGGGTGGGCAGTAAACAGGACCCCACTGCCCGCCTCTGCACTCCTATTGCCATAGACCATGGACTGGACAATCACGGCCGTGCCCCAATCATCGGACACATCCATCAGGTTGCGATACTGGGTTGCCTTGGCCGTATTCCAGGAGGAGAGCACCATTTCCACGGCCCCGATCAACTGCAACCAGGGGTCCTCAGGAGCGCTGCGCCCGCGCCTGCGCAAGGCAGCCTGGTAATCCAAGGCCAACTCCCGCATCTGTGGTGCGGAAAACTGCCGTTTCAGACGCACGCCATGCTGTTCTTTATGGCTGTTCATCAGCCCCTGGAACTCCTCCCGTTCCATACCACCGGCCATGGCCCAGGACTGGAGAAAACGACGATAATTATCCCAGAGGAAATACTCTTTCTCCGGGTGATGCGCGACCAACTCTTCCACCAGCTCCTCATTGAGCCCCACGTTATGGATGGTGGTCATCATCCCAGGCATGGACATGGCTGACCCGGAACGGACAGAGAGCAACAGGGGGTCTCTGGGTGAACCAAAACTCCGGTTCGTCTGCTCCTCCAGACTGGTAATAGCCCCCCGTACCCGTTGCATAAACTCATCACGGGCCCGTTTAAAGCCCTGCACGGCCCGCCAGCAGCGAAAGATCTCGGTGGTGATGATAAAGGCTGGCGGCACCGGTTTACCGTCCCCGGCCAAGATCATCAGGTTAAAGCCCTTATTGCCCAGATGGATCAGATTATGGGTGCGGAGATTTTCATTATACAAGGAGGAGATGGTCTTTTCCGGATTATAGGTCATGAGCAGGTCAATGGTCCGGGCATCCAGGATATCCTTTTGCGCCTCCAGGGTATGGATGATACGGGTAATAAAGTTATCCAGATGTTGCAGACCAAAGGTACTGGCGATAAGGTCCCGGAAAAAGGACTCGGACAGGCGATGGACCGTGGCCGCCATATCCTCATCCTCACAGAGCGAACGGTACTTGGTCAGGAGATTCTTCTGCCCTGTCTGGGGAATAATTATAGAGAGATTATTCTGATGAACATTGGTGTAATAGGCATAGATCACATCCTTGACCCCTTCAGAGAGGCCGCGAACAATGTCCAGATGCTGGGTATAGGTAAAGCGCTTCATGGTGATGGACGAACTAAGCAGACTGGTATAGGTATCCAGCCGCCGACTGGTGATCCCATCCACCTTCAGGGCCCGGAGAAGGAGGAGCAGGCAACGGGAGATGCGGATAAAGGTGGCCTGGGTGATAAAGCCCAGGTTGATGGAGCGGGTCAGGCGTTCTATATAGATATTGGCCAGGTTCTCCAGACGGAAGCTCAGGCCCAGGGCATCAAATTTCCGTTCCGAATAGCGCCCATAGACCGAGGGGATATCCACGGCAATATGCCTTTTATAATAGATCTCCTCCCTGGGTTCAAACCGTTCCTCAGAGAGAATAATCTCCTTTAACCGCTCCAACTGGGTGAGCAGGGCATCAAGACAGGCAAAGATATCCCCCTTCTCCAGCACATCCAACAGGCCCTCCATCTCAGGAAAACCGCCTTGGGCCGCATCATGCAGTTGATGCCGCAGCTCTTGCATACTCAGGCTGTACTTATGCTGGAGGAGTTTGAACATCCTCACCAAGAGGGTAAAACGCCTGCGCTCCCCGAGCGAGATATCCTCCTGCTGGCTGAGCCAGGCATGACGTTCCTTCTTGGGCCAATCCAGGACCTCATCCATGGAGGAGATCTCCCGCTCCTGCTGGATCCGTTTGGTCAGGACATGCAATTCATCAATAAACGGGCCTTCGGTGACCACCTGGGCAAGGATCTCATCAGGGAGAAAGGGGCGGAGATGCCTCTTCTCCAGGGTCAGCCAGAAGACAAAGATCCCCTTGATAAAGCCGACAATCAGGTTGGAGGACTCCACATGAGATTGCTTGCGCAGGAAGTGGATCAGCACATCATGGCGCTTATGCATCTCGTCCAGTTCAGTCGAGACATCCCGCAACTCCCCTTCTGCCCCGATTTCGTTAAAGAAGACCGGCATCAACTTGGTGAACTGCTTGGCCAGATTATAGATAGGGAAGATGGGATGATTGAGCAGATCGGTGATGTCGCGTTGAAAGAGATCCGTATCCTTGACGCAGGTCCCGGAAAGCTTGATATTGATGATCAGGGCCGAGAACAGGGTGGAACACCATTTGGGTTCCTGCATAATCAGACTCAACCAGCCCCGGATATTGGCGAGATGGGCCGGGTTGGTGATGGGCTGCCAATCCTCGTCCACCCCCATGACATTGGCGTACTGAAAGCCAAAGCGAACCGTCTCAAAGAGAAAGGCCTCCACCAGACGCGAGTTATTGCGGCGAAAGACCTCGCCCCCAATCACCTGAATACATTGCAGGGAGGTATGGGGATATTTGCGCACATTGGCCTTAAGGAGGTGGAAGGTGGTGACAAAGAACTGTTCTATCTCCTCAAAGGTCTGCTTGCGAATGAGCTGGATCAGCGAGCGGTTGATCTCACGCAGGCTTTCCTCATGGATCAGATAGAGGCCCGAGGTGTCCATGATCCGAAAGAGAAAGAAGAGCTTGCGGTTCTCGGCAAACGAGGCCTCCTGTTCATCGTCGGTGTCTGGGGTTAACTGCTTGGGAATCTCCCGATAGAACCGGACAATATCGATATGGGCGGGCAGCTCCAGAAGCTCGCTCAGGGCCTGATAGGCATCTGCCTCAATATCGATGATATCAAGGGCTGCCAGATGCTCTTGAAAACGGTCATGGGAGATGGCCGTGAGCAGCGATCCTGCCTGCCATCCGCTGCAAAACGAACCACATTGGGTCTCAAACCAGGGCTGAGGGTTTTCTTCACTGAGCCAATACGTATAATTCAGCCGGAGGATCTTTTTCATCAGCCGGGCCAGGGGGCCGCAGGAGAAGGAGATACCCTCATGGTTGCGCCCGAGTTTCATCAGATGCAAGGCCATCTTCTTCATGGGATGATGTCCCTGGACCATATACATCATCACGCTTTCATCAATCTCATCCAGCCGAACCAATCGTTCAAAGAAGCTGTCCAGCTGTTCCTGATAGAGCTCAAATGAATCGATGTGCAACGAGGCGATGAGCTTATCAGCATAGGCCAACATAGCCTCCATGGTCATGGAGACCACCTTGCCGTTTTTCTTCGACTCTGTCAGGGCATCAAGAAAAACCCCTGCAAACAGAGAAAAACAGGCAGGCCCCAGTTCATGCCTTCGATATTGATTGAAATTTTTAAGGACAAAGGGGCGCAGTTCCAGGATAATCATCTGCCAGTTCCGATAGGGATGGCTGATCTCGTAGAGCAGGTGTTCCAGCTTGGTTGCCACCCCCTGATAGCGGGCTACAACCTCCTGGAGGACCCTGAAGCGTTCCGGGATCTCCACAACACTGGCGGTTTCCTCTTTATTGGCCTCCCAGGCCTTGGATGTAAACACTGGAGATTGTTGATCAGTCATACCGGGCCTCTTCGGTTTTTTGAAAAATCGGTTAAAATTTCAGCAATAGTCTCTTTACAGAAGGTTTTGACGGCAGGCTTCCGTATAGACAAACGGTGATCTTCTTTTAAGAAAGTCGGTTGTACAAAAGCCTTCTATATATTCCTGATAATGCCGAGATCGCATTGCTCTGTTTCCGGCATCATCCAGACGAAGACGATCAATTGTTTCCTGTATCTGACGTGTTATACTGAACGGCAAGCTCGGATTCGGATAGATCCGTCCGCTGACAAGCTCCAGAGAAAACCAGTTGTCTTTAATGTGAAACGGATCAAGAACATCATCATATCTCCCTTTACGACTGTTCATTATTGAGCAGGCCAGCCGATAATTGCTCCACTCGTGAGCAAGGCGGGCAGAAGTCCCGACTTTGACGGTAAAATGATCGGC is from Candidatus Electrothrix sp. GW3-4 and encodes:
- a CDS encoding PEP/pyruvate-binding domain-containing protein, whose translation is MTDQQSPVFTSKAWEANKEETASVVEIPERFRVLQEVVARYQGVATKLEHLLYEISHPYRNWQMIILELRPFVLKNFNQYRRHELGPACFSLFAGVFLDALTESKKNGKVVSMTMEAMLAYADKLIASLHIDSFELYQEQLDSFFERLVRLDEIDESVMMYMVQGHHPMKKMALHLMKLGRNHEGISFSCGPLARLMKKILRLNYTYWLSEENPQPWFETQCGSFCSGWQAGSLLTAISHDRFQEHLAALDIIDIEADAYQALSELLELPAHIDIVRFYREIPKQLTPDTDDEQEASFAENRKLFFLFRIMDTSGLYLIHEESLREINRSLIQLIRKQTFEEIEQFFVTTFHLLKANVRKYPHTSLQCIQVIGGEVFRRNNSRLVEAFLFETVRFGFQYANVMGVDEDWQPITNPAHLANIRGWLSLIMQEPKWCSTLFSALIINIKLSGTCVKDTDLFQRDITDLLNHPIFPIYNLAKQFTKLMPVFFNEIGAEGELRDVSTELDEMHKRHDVLIHFLRKQSHVESSNLIVGFIKGIFVFWLTLEKRHLRPFLPDEILAQVVTEGPFIDELHVLTKRIQQEREISSMDEVLDWPKKERHAWLSQQEDISLGERRRFTLLVRMFKLLQHKYSLSMQELRHQLHDAAQGGFPEMEGLLDVLEKGDIFACLDALLTQLERLKEIILSEERFEPREEIYYKRHIAVDIPSVYGRYSERKFDALGLSFRLENLANIYIERLTRSINLGFITQATFIRISRCLLLLLRALKVDGITSRRLDTYTSLLSSSITMKRFTYTQHLDIVRGLSEGVKDVIYAYYTNVHQNNLSIIIPQTGQKNLLTKYRSLCEDEDMAATVHRLSESFFRDLIASTFGLQHLDNFITRIIHTLEAQKDILDARTIDLLMTYNPEKTISSLYNENLRTHNLIHLGNKGFNLMILAGDGKPVPPAFIITTEIFRCWRAVQGFKRARDEFMQRVRGAITSLEEQTNRSFGSPRDPLLLSVRSGSAMSMPGMMTTIHNVGLNEELVEELVAHHPEKEYFLWDNYRRFLQSWAMAGGMEREEFQGLMNSHKEQHGVRLKRQFSAPQMRELALDYQAALRRRGRSAPEDPWLQLIGAVEMVLSSWNTAKATQYRNLMDVSDDWGTAVIVQSMVYGNRSAEAGSGVLFTAHPYRKVRRVALWGDYASEDQGEDIVSGLVNSYPVSVEQAELDGRPVEQTLERKFPAIYSRLLSIARDLVYTKEWNPQEIEFTFEGPAAEDLYILQTRDMITVKKKERFHVFRESEELQGSILGKGIGVSGSALSGLAVFTEENIQQLREEQPDVPLILIRQDTVPEDIREISMAEGLLTARGGQTSHASVVATRLEKTCVVGCRDLQVFESREYAVTNGVRIRFGDPISIDGRNGLFLKGIHPSREEVHILPL